One genomic region from Leifsonia poae encodes:
- the fliE gene encoding flagellar hook-basal body complex protein FliE, whose translation MPIPAIGAIDAVTGSGAVTAATAGATATGGSSFGSALTGAVDNLQQLQSTSDKLAIQAVTGNLDDIHDATLASSRAQVTLELVAGVRNKAVDAFNEIMRMQA comes from the coding sequence ATGCCCATCCCCGCCATCGGAGCCATCGACGCCGTCACCGGGAGCGGAGCCGTCACCGCGGCGACCGCCGGGGCGACCGCCACCGGCGGTTCCTCGTTCGGCTCGGCTCTCACGGGCGCCGTCGACAACCTGCAGCAGCTGCAGTCCACCTCGGACAAGCTCGCCATCCAAGCCGTCACCGGCAACCTCGACGACATCCACGACGCGACCCTCGCCTCCTCGCGGGCCCAGGTGACGCTCGAACTCGTGGCCGGCGTGCGCAACAAGGCCGTCGACGCCTTCAACGAGATCATGCGGATGCAGGCCTGA
- a CDS encoding flagellar export chaperone FliS, protein MSLLNGAATRISQYGRDAVLSASPVRLLTMLYDRLVLDLTRAETALEAQNWPVAWENLRHADQIVAELASSLRLDAWDGADGLLQLYTYVADLIVYGNIDRDADRVREAISLVEPLRQTWHEAAAALPAASAEVGQGRDRDLGVA, encoded by the coding sequence GTGAGCCTCCTGAACGGGGCCGCGACCCGGATCTCGCAGTACGGCCGCGACGCGGTCCTCTCCGCCTCCCCGGTGCGGCTGCTCACGATGCTCTACGACAGGCTCGTGCTCGACCTCACACGCGCGGAGACCGCATTGGAGGCCCAGAACTGGCCGGTGGCCTGGGAGAACCTGCGCCACGCGGACCAGATCGTGGCCGAGCTCGCCTCATCGCTCCGTCTCGACGCGTGGGACGGCGCCGATGGTCTGCTGCAGCTGTACACCTATGTGGCCGACCTGATCGTGTACGGCAACATCGACCGCGACGCGGATCGGGTGCGCGAGGCGATCTCGCTCGTCGAGCCGCTGCGTCAGACCTGGCACGAGGCCGCCGCCGCCCTTCCGGCCGCGAGCGCCGAGGTCGGGCAGGGACGGGACCGGGATCTTGGCGTCGCCTGA
- a CDS encoding flagellar basal body rod protein FlgC translates to MTFDAIGIAGTGLTLHRKWLDAISDNLANINTAKPTDGAAFQARYVVAQEGQGVTGAYVAGAAYGSAEGRMVYEPDNPVADAKGYVRYPDIDLSSQMGSLIMAQRGYQANAAVVDRAKETYQAALEIGRN, encoded by the coding sequence ATGACCTTCGACGCAATCGGGATCGCGGGCACGGGGCTCACGCTGCACCGCAAATGGCTCGACGCCATCTCCGACAACCTCGCCAACATCAACACCGCCAAGCCCACCGACGGCGCGGCCTTCCAGGCCCGCTATGTGGTGGCCCAGGAGGGGCAGGGCGTGACCGGCGCCTATGTGGCGGGCGCCGCATACGGCAGCGCGGAAGGCCGCATGGTCTACGAGCCGGACAACCCCGTGGCCGATGCCAAGGGGTACGTGCGCTACCCCGACATCGACCTCTCCTCCCAGATGGGCTCGCTCATCATGGCGCAGCGCGGCTACCAGGCGAACGCCGCCGTCGTCGACCGCGCGAAAGAGACCTACCAGGCCGCCCTCGAGATCGGACGCAACTGA
- a CDS encoding flagellar basal body rod protein FlgB — protein sequence MLESVTSAALASALDGLAARQRAIANNIANVNTPGYTAERVSFEDALARSVADGDGHATASTARSLEPTRLDGNNVNLDTETLSNVDTVLRFQFASQAAGGQFTAIRAALRTS from the coding sequence GTGCTCGAATCCGTGACCAGCGCCGCGCTCGCCAGCGCCCTCGACGGGCTGGCCGCCCGGCAGCGTGCGATCGCGAACAACATCGCCAACGTCAACACCCCCGGCTACACCGCCGAGCGGGTGTCGTTCGAGGATGCGCTCGCCCGATCGGTGGCCGACGGCGACGGGCACGCTACCGCCAGCACCGCGCGCTCTCTGGAGCCGACGCGGCTCGACGGCAACAACGTGAACCTCGACACCGAGACACTGTCCAATGTGGACACCGTGCTGCGCTTCCAGTTCGCCTCCCAGGCGGCCGGCGGCCAGTTCACGGCGATCCGCGCGGCCCTGAGGACCAGCTGA
- the fliF gene encoding flagellar basal-body MS-ring/collar protein FliF yields MPQQVTSFFRRIGDTVRGFSFAQRTIAVIGVAVVVLGITGLTMWATQPAYTPLFSGLQATDASSIVDQLKTDGVPYQLTDGGGTILVPQQKVYDERLKAASAGLPSSSTGGYSLLDKMGVTSSEFQQSVTYKRAMEGELGSTIGAMKGVKTASVRLAIPEDTVFVSEKKDPTASVFVETQNGVTLTGDQVQAIVHLTSAAITGMQPTDVAVIDASGTVLSAVGTGAVGGADKQAGDYETRVRTAVQAMLDKVVGAGNATVVVAADLSNESAQRTEETYTSPTNAPSLSETSSKETYSGTGGSAAGVLGPDNIAVPSGTANGNGTFNSESSTKDNAVDKITEQRTIPAGAINRQTVSVALNKDAVSGVSAGEIRSLVNAAAGIDTKRGDSVSVEMVSFSTAGAAEAAKALQEAKDATAADQLNGLIRTSIIGAAVLAAIVIAFALFRRGRKRAAEQAALAEDADTLALDASPFPMSLEQAAPTVPMQLDPTPDPSAPEVGAERRRADIEALAERDPQKTAEFLRSLMEDRQTV; encoded by the coding sequence ATGCCTCAGCAGGTCACGAGCTTCTTCCGACGGATCGGTGACACGGTCCGCGGGTTCTCGTTCGCGCAGCGCACCATCGCCGTCATCGGTGTGGCCGTCGTCGTGCTCGGCATCACAGGCCTCACGATGTGGGCGACCCAGCCGGCCTACACGCCGCTGTTCTCGGGGCTGCAGGCGACGGATGCGTCCAGCATCGTCGACCAGCTGAAGACCGACGGTGTGCCCTACCAGCTGACCGACGGCGGCGGAACGATCCTGGTGCCGCAGCAGAAGGTCTACGACGAGCGGCTGAAGGCGGCCTCGGCCGGCCTCCCCTCGTCGAGCACCGGCGGGTACTCCCTGCTCGACAAGATGGGGGTCACCTCGTCGGAGTTCCAGCAGTCGGTGACGTACAAGCGTGCGATGGAAGGCGAGCTGGGGTCGACGATCGGCGCGATGAAGGGCGTCAAGACCGCATCCGTTCGCCTCGCGATCCCCGAAGACACCGTGTTCGTGTCTGAGAAGAAGGATCCGACCGCCTCCGTGTTCGTCGAGACGCAGAACGGCGTCACCCTGACCGGCGACCAGGTACAGGCGATCGTGCACCTCACCAGCGCGGCCATCACCGGCATGCAGCCGACGGATGTCGCGGTGATCGACGCTTCTGGAACCGTGCTGAGCGCGGTGGGGACCGGCGCGGTCGGGGGAGCGGACAAGCAGGCGGGCGACTACGAGACCCGTGTCCGCACCGCTGTGCAGGCGATGCTCGACAAGGTGGTCGGCGCGGGCAACGCGACCGTCGTGGTCGCGGCCGACCTCAGCAACGAATCGGCTCAGCGCACCGAGGAGACGTACACATCCCCGACGAACGCGCCATCGCTCAGCGAGACCAGCAGCAAAGAGACGTACTCCGGCACCGGCGGTTCGGCCGCCGGTGTGCTCGGCCCGGACAACATCGCCGTACCGAGCGGCACGGCGAACGGAAACGGCACCTTCAACTCGGAGTCGTCGACGAAGGACAACGCCGTCGACAAGATCACCGAGCAGCGCACCATCCCGGCCGGGGCGATCAACCGGCAGACCGTCTCGGTGGCGCTCAACAAGGATGCGGTGAGCGGGGTGAGCGCGGGCGAGATCCGCAGCCTGGTCAACGCGGCCGCCGGAATCGACACCAAGCGCGGCGACTCCGTGAGCGTGGAGATGGTGAGTTTCAGCACCGCCGGAGCCGCCGAGGCGGCCAAGGCGCTTCAGGAAGCCAAGGATGCGACCGCCGCCGACCAGCTGAACGGACTCATCCGCACCTCGATCATCGGTGCGGCCGTGCTCGCCGCGATCGTCATCGCCTTCGCCCTGTTCCGCCGCGGACGCAAACGGGCCGCCGAGCAGGCGGCGCTCGCCGAGGACGCTGACACGCTCGCCCTGGATGCCTCGCCGTTCCCGATGTCGTTGGAGCAGGCGGCGCCCACCGTGCCGATGCAGCTCGATCCGACGCCGGACCCTTCCGCCCCCGAGGTCGGGGCCGAGCGCCGCCGGGCCGATATCGAGGCCCTGGCCGAACGCGACCCGCAGAAGACGGCGGAGTTCCTGCGCAGCCTCATGGAGGATCGGCAGACGGTATGA